A single window of Lytechinus variegatus isolate NC3 chromosome 8, Lvar_3.0, whole genome shotgun sequence DNA harbors:
- the LOC121419871 gene encoding uncharacterized protein LOC121419871, protein MNVIAVFVPLFCMFTSGEAITCIVCSDITTTNNAALNLTVLPPATCGKPQESNCTSGVKGCMTVEYKITLMHKTEGKIVLTSIERGCAPPNHNHLIPDGNACLNETSTAIFASLMYDPATALPPNLGATYDSHQLSLCVCDSEDLCTPPEPTSPTNQTVPSAEPTPDMAHTITTVASDDTTLPDSHGCDEDGDSAAKVLVASSVLVVGSLLNVLLSI, encoded by the exons GGGAGGCGATAACATGCATTGTGTGCAGTGACATCACGACTACAAACAACGCAGCCTTAAACCTGACTGTTCTCCCACCAGCGACGTGTGGGAAACCACAGGAGTCAAATTGTACTTCCGGTGTCAAAGGTTGCATGACCGTGGAATATAAAATCACCCTGATGCACAAAACTG AAGGCAAAATCGTCCTGACAAGCATTGAGCGAGGATGCGCTCCCCCTAACCACAATCACTTGATCCCAGACGGGAACGCATGTCTCAACGAAACTTCAACGGCCATATTTGCGTCACTTATGTATGATCCGGCCACCGCACTTCCCCCTAATCTTGGGGCGACCTATGATAGTCATCAACTAAGCTTGTGCGTGTGCGACAGCGAAGATCTGTGTACACCACCCGAACCAACCAGTCCCACGAATCAAACGGTTCCAAGCGCCGAACCGACTCCAG ACATGGCACATACGATAACTACTGTTGCATCCGATGACACCACGTTGCCCGACTCACATGGCTGTGATGAAGACGGAGATTCGGCAGCAAAAGTGCTTGTCGCAAGTTCCGTACTCGTTGTTGGTTCTCTTCTTAACGTCTTGCTATCGATATAA